The region AATTTCTTTCCGTGCGCTGTGATCGTAATAGGTAAAAAAGCAAAACCCCGGCGCAAGTCCGGGGTTTTTGTTTATGGCGCGTCTTTCAGATGGTGCAGATCGGCGCGGGTATAGGGGTGATCGATATGCGCCAAGGCAGTGGCTATATGTTCCAGCAGGCCCTGGGTAGGCGCCGGTTGTCGATGCCCCATCAGAATGATCGGTAAAGCCAGCGCGCCGGCGATTTGCCACCAGGAAAGCTGCGGACGAGCCTTGTTAAGCTGTAACCACAAAAACAGGCTGCTGGCCACGTATCCCAGCACCAGGCCGCTGACCACTTCTGAAGGCGAATGCACCTGAATGGCCAACCGCGACAAGCCAATCGTCAGCGGCAATACGTAGCCAACGACCAATGCCAGGGTGCGCCCCGCATGCGAGAAACGCCCGGTCAGCGTCCAGAGAAATACCGGCCAGATGCTGGCCGCCAGCGCCGAATGACCGCTAAATCCGGTAAAGTCATAGCGTTCGATACCTATGCCCCAACCCATAAAGGCCAGTTTGGAGGCGCATACCATGCCACCGGCACTGCCGAAGATCAGTGCCCATTGCCAGCCCGCTGTTCGGGTGGCGCGCGGAGCGATTAACGCGACAAAAAGAATCAATGCGCAGGGCAGCAGCAGCATGCTGTCGCCAAAAAATGTCAGAAAATACCAGTCCAGCACGTTGGTCTCCGGTGAAATACATCATCCCATCAGCAGGATAATGAACAGGCTAAAGAGTTTACCCTGCCGCATGGGATTGCCCTAGACGCAATAATCTTAAAACCTTGCGGCCGATTCTGGCGAAATAACCGGAGTTAGCGGCCCCGAGACGACAATATAGAGTGGCGCAATGCCTGCTAACTCCCTATAATTGTCGCGTTTTAGTTCCCTCCCTCACACATCGAAATCAGGTCTTTAAATTTTATGACTGACAAGCCGCATCAGTGCGTCATTATTGGTATAGCTGGCGCATCTGCCTCCGGAAAAAGCCTTATTGCCAGCACGTTATATCGCGAACTTCGCGATCAGGTTGGCGATGAACACATCGGCGTTATTCCTGAAGACAGTTACTACAAAGACCAGACTCACCTGACCATGGAAGAACGGGTCAAGACTAACTACGACCACCCAAGCGCCATGGATCACAACCTGCTGTTCCAGCATCTGCAAATGCTGAAATCAGGCAAGGCGATTGAGTTGCCGCTGTACAGTTACACCGAACATACGCGCAAGAAAGAGACTATCCACCTTGAACCGAAAAAGGTGATTATTCTGGAGGGGATCCTGCTGCTGACGGATATCCGCCTGCGTCAGGAAATGAACTTTTCGATCTTTGTCGATACGCCGCTGGATATTTGCCTGATGCGCCGTATGAAGCGTGACGTCAATGAGCGTGGCCGTTCTATGGATTCGGTAATGGCGCAATATCAGAAAACCGTCCGCCCGATGTTCCTGCAGTTTATTGAACCTTCCAAGCAATATGCCGACATTATCGTTCCGCGCGGTGGCAAAAACCGCATTGCGATCGACATTCTAAAAGCCAAAATCAGCCAATTCTTTGAATAATGTCGTTCAATGGCCGGGAAACCCGTGTTTCCGGCCGACGGGCAAGTATTTACGCCGTGGCGTAGACCTTTCGTCCGTTGTGTGGCAATTTTTGTTTTAGTGACACGCCCTGATGGAGATGAAGAAATGAGACTGTGCGACCGTGATATAGAAGCCTGGCTGGATAGTGAAAAACTGGTGATTTCGCCGCGTCCGCCGATTGAGCGTATTAACGGGGCTAC is a window of Serratia plymuthica DNA encoding:
- a CDS encoding phosphatase PAP2 family protein, which translates into the protein MLDWYFLTFFGDSMLLLPCALILFVALIAPRATRTAGWQWALIFGSAGGMVCASKLAFMGWGIGIERYDFTGFSGHSALAASIWPVFLWTLTGRFSHAGRTLALVVGYVLPLTIGLSRLAIQVHSPSEVVSGLVLGYVASSLFLWLQLNKARPQLSWWQIAGALALPIILMGHRQPAPTQGLLEHIATALAHIDHPYTRADLHHLKDAP
- the udk gene encoding uridine kinase gives rise to the protein MTDKPHQCVIIGIAGASASGKSLIASTLYRELRDQVGDEHIGVIPEDSYYKDQTHLTMEERVKTNYDHPSAMDHNLLFQHLQMLKSGKAIELPLYSYTEHTRKKETIHLEPKKVIILEGILLLTDIRLRQEMNFSIFVDTPLDICLMRRMKRDVNERGRSMDSVMAQYQKTVRPMFLQFIEPSKQYADIIVPRGGKNRIAIDILKAKISQFFE